A genomic segment from Neobacillus sp. YX16 encodes:
- the ilvC gene encoding ketol-acid reductoisomerase has product MAKVLYNGDIQEAVLQGKKIAVIGYGSQGHAHALNLKESGFDVVVGLRGGKSWDKAVEDGVEVTSVAEATAQADVVMVLLPDEMQPKVYEESIKPNLEAGNSLVFAHGFNVHFTQIVPPADVDVFLVAPKGPGHLVRRTYTEGAGVPALYAVYQDYTGQARELALAYAKGIGSARAGVLETTFQEETETDLFGEQAVLCGGATALIKAGFETLVEAGYQPEVAYFECLHELKLIVDLLYEGGLENMRYSISDTAQWGDFVSGPRVVNAETKARMKDVLTDIQTGAFAKGWILENQANRPQFNAINRSENNHPIEVVGRELRALMPFIKKPVNQKKEVVVNGSR; this is encoded by the coding sequence ATGGCAAAGGTACTATATAACGGAGATATTCAAGAGGCAGTTCTACAAGGAAAGAAAATCGCAGTAATCGGATATGGCTCACAAGGTCATGCTCACGCATTAAACCTAAAGGAAAGCGGTTTTGACGTTGTTGTTGGTTTAAGAGGCGGAAAGTCTTGGGATAAAGCAGTTGAAGATGGTGTTGAAGTAACTTCAGTTGCAGAAGCAACAGCTCAAGCTGATGTTGTAATGGTTTTACTTCCAGATGAAATGCAGCCTAAAGTATACGAAGAAAGCATTAAACCAAACCTTGAAGCTGGTAACTCACTAGTATTCGCACATGGATTCAATGTTCATTTTACACAAATCGTTCCTCCTGCTGATGTAGACGTATTCCTAGTTGCTCCTAAAGGACCAGGACATTTAGTTCGACGCACATACACAGAAGGTGCAGGTGTTCCAGCACTATACGCTGTTTACCAAGACTACACTGGCCAAGCACGTGAATTGGCACTTGCTTACGCTAAAGGAATCGGTTCTGCTCGTGCAGGTGTACTAGAAACTACTTTCCAAGAAGAAACAGAAACAGATTTATTCGGAGAACAGGCCGTTCTTTGCGGCGGTGCTACTGCTCTAATCAAAGCTGGTTTCGAAACTCTTGTAGAAGCTGGTTACCAGCCTGAAGTTGCTTACTTTGAGTGTTTACACGAATTAAAATTAATCGTTGACCTTCTTTATGAAGGAGGATTAGAAAACATGCGTTATTCTATCTCTGATACGGCTCAATGGGGAGATTTCGTTTCTGGACCACGTGTTGTTAACGCAGAAACAAAAGCACGCATGAAAGATGTATTAACGGATATTCAGACAGGTGCATTTGCGAAAGGCTGGATTTTGGAGAACCAAGCAAACCGTCCTCAATTTAACGCAATTAACCGCTCTGAAAATAACCATCCAATTGAAGTAGTAGGCCGTGAGCTTCGTGCCTTAATGCCATTTATTAAAAAACCTGTAAACCAAAAGAAAGAAGTGGTGGTAAATGGTTCACGTTAA
- the leuD gene encoding 3-isopropylmalate dehydratase small subunit: MEPLRIHTGIVCPLNRSNVDTDQIIPKQFLKRIERSGFGQFLFYHWRFDDEGNLRKDFSMNHPKYQGASILVAGENFGCGSSREHAPWAIQDFGFKVVIAQSYADIFKNNCVKNGILTIQASEEQVQSIMRKAESEEYTLTVNLEDQVVTDNQGLEFTFDIAPYPKEMLLNGWDEIGVTLNYEDKITQYELAQK; this comes from the coding sequence ATGGAACCACTACGCATTCATACAGGAATTGTTTGCCCGTTAAATCGAAGTAATGTTGATACAGACCAGATTATTCCGAAGCAATTCCTAAAAAGAATTGAGCGAAGCGGCTTTGGACAATTTTTATTTTATCACTGGCGTTTTGATGATGAAGGTAACCTACGTAAGGATTTTTCAATGAATCATCCAAAATATCAGGGTGCCTCTATTTTAGTAGCAGGTGAAAACTTTGGCTGTGGATCCTCTCGTGAGCATGCACCATGGGCGATTCAGGACTTTGGTTTTAAAGTAGTTATTGCACAAAGCTATGCAGATATATTTAAAAATAACTGCGTAAAAAATGGTATTCTTACGATTCAAGCTAGTGAAGAACAAGTTCAAAGTATTATGCGTAAAGCTGAATCTGAGGAGTACACACTTACTGTGAATCTCGAAGACCAAGTGGTTACCGATAATCAAGGGTTGGAGTTTACTTTTGATATTGCCCCATATCCTAAAGAAATGCTGCTTAACGGCTGGGATGAAATTGGCGTAACGCTGAACTACGAAGATAAAATTACCCAGTATGAGCTTGCACAGAAATAG
- a CDS encoding DinB family protein has protein sequence MKQLFQYNWQVREEWFNWCKQFTTEQLLENRAGGFGNILHTLLHIIVVEYDWINDLKGGKGYKFNIEEFNSIEDVIKLHNGWHAEVERFVTEWKVEMSSKILELDDGRSFTYGEVVNHVIVHEVHHIGQLSVWARELGSSPISANLIGRGLQF, from the coding sequence ATGAAGCAGCTATTTCAATATAATTGGCAGGTACGAGAAGAATGGTTCAATTGGTGTAAACAGTTTACAACTGAACAGTTATTGGAAAACAGAGCAGGAGGATTTGGCAATATACTCCATACTTTATTGCATATTATTGTAGTTGAATATGATTGGATTAATGATTTAAAGGGGGGAAAGGGTTATAAATTTAATATTGAGGAATTCAACTCCATTGAGGACGTAATAAAGCTTCATAATGGCTGGCATGCAGAAGTGGAAAGATTTGTAACAGAATGGAAGGTAGAAATGAGTAGTAAGATTTTAGAATTGGATGACGGAAGAAGTTTTACATATGGAGAGGTAGTAAATCACGTTATAGTACATGAAGTTCATCATATTGGACAATTATCCGTTTGGGCACGTGAACTTGGTTCGTCCCCCATTTCGGCCAATTTAATAGGAAGAGGTCTACAGTTCTAG
- a CDS encoding GNAT family N-acetyltransferase, whose protein sequence is MDVRLVKATNSDAEAIFDIQVNAFIPLLEKYKDYQTNPANETIDRVIARINNPHSGFFKILVENRLVGAICVVWKVDEQFWISPMFILPEYQGKGIAQRAITLVEKLFPQAISWELATILEEERNCYLYEKMGYIKTDVKKNLNENTTLIFYKKEI, encoded by the coding sequence TTGGATGTTAGATTAGTAAAAGCAACAAATTCAGATGCAGAAGCGATTTTTGATATTCAAGTCAATGCCTTTATCCCCTTGTTGGAAAAATACAAAGATTACCAGACAAATCCAGCAAATGAAACCATCGATCGTGTTATCGCAAGAATAAACAATCCACATAGTGGATTTTTTAAAATTCTGGTTGAAAATCGTCTTGTGGGTGCTATTTGTGTAGTATGGAAAGTGGACGAACAATTTTGGATAAGTCCTATGTTTATTCTTCCTGAATATCAAGGGAAGGGGATTGCCCAGAGAGCTATTACTCTTGTAGAAAAATTGTTTCCTCAAGCTATTAGTTGGGAATTGGCAACCATTTTAGAGGAAGAACGTAATTGCTACTTATACGAAAAAATGGGCTACATAAAAACAGATGTTAAAAAGAATTTAAATGAAAATACCACACTTATTTTTTATAAAAAAGAGATATAA
- a CDS encoding GNAT family N-acetyltransferase yields MHWYEKLNQYFPVEEMKSREHMETLLKERSDIYHKDEGPNHVLMYAELEDFVFIDYLFVSKDARGQGLGHKLIEKMKQKGKPIILEVEPVTYKDSDTGKRLHFYKREGFEHANSIGYERRSLATNEVNKMEILYWAPNMESEELIFEAMRKTYNKIHTYKDHHFYGESYQPVEEVLTYNEDTQNQNILDDL; encoded by the coding sequence ATGCATTGGTATGAGAAGTTAAATCAATATTTTCCTGTAGAAGAAATGAAGTCTAGAGAGCATATGGAAACGTTATTAAAAGAGCGTTCTGATATTTATCATAAAGATGAGGGTCCGAATCATGTTTTGATGTATGCAGAATTAGAGGATTTTGTTTTTATTGATTATCTATTTGTTTCAAAAGATGCGCGCGGGCAGGGACTCGGTCATAAGCTCATTGAAAAAATGAAACAAAAAGGAAAGCCTATTATTCTAGAAGTTGAACCCGTTACCTATAAAGACAGTGATACGGGAAAAAGGCTGCATTTTTATAAACGTGAGGGGTTTGAGCACGCAAATTCAATCGGGTATGAAAGACGGTCACTTGCTACAAATGAGGTTAATAAAATGGAAATCCTCTATTGGGCTCCAAATATGGAGTCTGAGGAGTTGATTTTTGAAGCCATGCGAAAGACCTACAATAAGATTCATACCTATAAGGATCATCATTTTTACGGTGAATCTTATCAACCTGTTGAAGAGGTATTGACCTATAACGAAGACACTCAAAATCAAAATATATTAGATGATCTTTAA
- the leuB gene encoding 3-isopropylmalate dehydrogenase, which yields MKKRIVLLPGDGIGKEVINSAKDVLNAIAEEFNHSFNFETHEIGGAAIDLFGTPLPETTVDACKQADAVLLGAVGGPKWDNNPSHLRPERGLLGIRKALDLYANLRPIKGFKNLLHASPLKEEIVAGSDLLIVRELTGGLYFGTPSERRDNGQTVVDTLAYTRKEIERIVDKAFQAAQGRRGHLTSVDKANVLESSKMWREVVEEKKAQYPDVTVEHVLVDAAAMKLITNPTQFDVIVTENMFGDILSDEASVLTGSLGMLASASLSEDGVGLYEPVHGSAPDIAGKGVANPVAMILSTALMLRYSFQLNDEAKLIEEAVQSVLDSGFHTADLQIPEGRLVGTAEMTRLIVDFIKSQNASKCIMSCYV from the coding sequence ATGAAAAAACGTATTGTATTACTACCTGGTGATGGGATTGGCAAGGAGGTTATTAATTCCGCAAAAGATGTATTGAATGCTATTGCTGAAGAATTTAACCACAGTTTTAACTTCGAAACCCATGAGATCGGAGGGGCAGCCATTGACCTATTCGGCACTCCGCTGCCGGAAACAACAGTTGACGCCTGTAAACAGGCAGATGCGGTATTATTAGGTGCGGTTGGCGGCCCTAAATGGGATAACAACCCCTCCCATTTACGCCCCGAAAGAGGATTACTCGGTATTCGGAAGGCCCTTGATTTATATGCAAATTTAAGACCTATTAAAGGATTTAAAAATTTACTTCATGCTTCTCCTTTAAAAGAAGAAATTGTTGCAGGCAGCGACTTGCTCATTGTCCGTGAATTAACAGGCGGCCTTTACTTTGGCACTCCAAGCGAACGCCGTGACAACGGGCAAACCGTGGTTGATACCCTTGCTTATACTCGTAAGGAGATTGAAAGAATCGTAGACAAAGCTTTCCAAGCTGCCCAAGGACGGCGTGGACACCTTACATCCGTTGATAAGGCGAACGTGTTGGAATCCAGTAAGATGTGGCGTGAAGTTGTAGAAGAGAAAAAAGCTCAGTATCCAGATGTGACTGTTGAACATGTATTGGTGGATGCAGCTGCAATGAAATTGATTACAAATCCTACACAGTTCGATGTCATTGTAACGGAGAACATGTTCGGTGACATTCTTAGTGATGAAGCCTCCGTCTTAACAGGTTCACTAGGAATGCTTGCATCAGCAAGCTTGAGTGAAGATGGTGTTGGACTTTATGAACCAGTTCACGGCTCAGCACCTGACATTGCTGGAAAAGGTGTTGCTAATCCAGTAGCGATGATTCTATCCACAGCATTAATGCTGCGTTACTCTTTCCAACTAAACGATGAGGCGAAGTTAATTGAAGAAGCTGTACAGTCTGTATTAGATAGCGGCTTCCATACTGCTGACCTTCAAATTCCTGAAGGAAGACTTGTAGGCACTGCTGAAATGACTCGTCTGATTGTCGATTTTATTAAATCACAAAACGCATCAAAATGTATCATGAGCTGTTACGTATAA
- a CDS encoding YnfA family protein: MIQATLLFILAGIAEIGGGYLIWQWLREGKPSYWGLIGGLVLALYGVIATFQSFPSFGRVYAAYGGVFIVLSLLWGWGIDKKTPDLYDWIGGGICLIGVLVMLLAPRQ; this comes from the coding sequence ATGATTCAAGCAACTCTTTTATTTATTCTTGCAGGGATTGCAGAAATAGGAGGGGGTTACCTTATTTGGCAATGGCTTCGGGAAGGGAAGCCGTCCTATTGGGGATTAATTGGCGGACTTGTTTTAGCCTTGTACGGTGTCATTGCGACTTTTCAATCATTTCCATCATTCGGAAGAGTGTACGCAGCCTATGGGGGAGTTTTCATTGTGCTTTCGCTTTTGTGGGGGTGGGGCATTGATAAAAAGACTCCAGATTTATATGACTGGATAGGTGGCGGAATATGTTTAATAGGTGTTCTAGTGATGTTATTAGCACCAAGACAGTAA
- a CDS encoding GNAT family N-acetyltransferase gives MNKIKIRKFKETDFNRIQELNREEGWGNLVKKNEDTKQAWENSNVSFVVEAEGDGVVGYIRGFTDTRITLYICELLIDKNYRGLGIGKDLLQHVHRLYPKTRIEMLASSTSRSFYEEQGYRPFYGFRKTLEE, from the coding sequence ATGAATAAAATAAAGATTCGAAAGTTTAAAGAGACTGATTTTAATAGGATTCAAGAGTTAAATCGAGAAGAGGGCTGGGGTAATCTAGTTAAGAAGAATGAAGATACAAAGCAAGCTTGGGAAAATTCTAATGTATCATTTGTTGTAGAAGCAGAAGGTGACGGAGTAGTTGGCTATATTCGGGGGTTTACGGATACACGTATCACTCTGTATATTTGTGAATTACTAATTGACAAAAATTATCGTGGATTAGGTATAGGGAAGGATTTACTTCAGCACGTCCACCGTTTATACCCGAAAACAAGAATTGAAATGCTTGCTTCCAGTACATCGCGTTCATTTTATGAAGAACAAGGATATCGTCCTTTTTATGGTTTTAGGAAAACTTTAGAGGAATAA
- a CDS encoding methyltransferase domain-containing protein, with product MVGREKEIKIVIGAGEYNNNPGWVHSQEEELNLINETTWDRMFPHNSITAILAEHVWEHLTFEEGVQAAKNCYKYLKTGGYVRCAVPDGYFPDEEYQNIVKIGGPGPKDHPAASHKIVHNYRTLSNMFEAAGYEVTLLEYCDEEGNFHFNEWHAKDGVIFRSKKFDPRNQGDKLLFPSLIIDAMKP from the coding sequence ATGGTGGGAAGAGAAAAGGAAATCAAAATCGTTATCGGAGCAGGGGAGTACAACAATAATCCAGGCTGGGTACATTCACAGGAAGAAGAACTTAATTTAATAAATGAGACCACTTGGGATAGAATGTTTCCTCATAATTCCATAACGGCGATTCTAGCAGAGCATGTTTGGGAACACTTAACGTTTGAAGAAGGTGTTCAGGCTGCAAAAAATTGTTATAAATACCTGAAAACTGGAGGCTATGTTCGCTGTGCGGTTCCAGATGGATATTTTCCTGATGAGGAATATCAAAATATAGTAAAAATAGGCGGCCCAGGTCCAAAAGATCATCCCGCTGCAAGTCATAAAATTGTCCATAATTATCGAACGCTATCTAACATGTTTGAAGCCGCAGGATATGAAGTGACTTTACTTGAGTATTGTGATGAGGAAGGTAATTTTCATTTCAATGAATGGCATGCCAAAGATGGAGTGATTTTTCGTTCGAAAAAGTTTGACCCAAGGAATCAAGGGGATAAACTATTATTTCCTTCACTTATAATCGACGCAATGAAGCCATGA
- a CDS encoding GNAT family N-acetyltransferase: MDSNHQLSLIKPTVDLKEEYLSFYEEWLESKEDMVPWVIKKDPSNFEAMVQFLNDNEQGRNLPEGWVPDSTFWLINEDKRILGVVNIRHRLTETLLNIGGHIGYGIRPSERRKGFATKLLSLALEKTKELGIRKALVLCNEDNTGSFKTIINNGGIPDSDFVEEDGNIIKRFWIEK; the protein is encoded by the coding sequence GTGGATTCAAACCATCAACTATCTTTAATTAAACCAACGGTAGATTTGAAGGAAGAATACCTCTCGTTCTATGAGGAATGGTTGGAAAGCAAAGAGGATATGGTACCTTGGGTTATTAAAAAAGACCCATCAAACTTTGAGGCAATGGTCCAATTTTTAAATGATAATGAGCAAGGACGCAACCTACCTGAAGGCTGGGTGCCAGATTCAACATTTTGGTTAATAAATGAAGATAAAAGAATATTGGGTGTTGTTAATATTAGACACCGCTTAACAGAAACTCTATTAAATATAGGCGGACATATTGGTTACGGAATCCGTCCTTCAGAGAGAAGAAAAGGATTTGCGACTAAATTATTGTCATTGGCGCTTGAAAAAACGAAAGAGTTAGGAATTAGAAAAGCTCTGGTTTTGTGTAATGAAGATAATACAGGTTCCTTCAAAACGATTATTAATAATGGAGGTATACCCGATTCAGACTTTGTTGAAGAAGATGGAAATATCATAAAAAGATTTTGGATAGAGAAATAA
- the leuC gene encoding 3-isopropylmalate dehydratase large subunit — protein sequence MQKPKNIIQKVWQQHVVHQEAGKPDLLYIDLHLVHEVTSPQAFEGLRMNGRKVRRPDLTYATMDHNVSTRDRNVIKDPISKKQIDTLKENCQEFGVELSDRQHPDNGIVHVIGPELGLTQPGKTIVCGDSHTSTHGAFGALAFGIGTSEVEHVLATQTLWQAPPKTMNVKVNGKLGTGVTAKDLILAIIGKFGVQFGTGYVMEYTGEAIRTLSMEERMTVCNMSIEAGARAGLISPDETTFEYLKGRRHVPKGEAFLEAVAKWQALASDEGAQYDAVVEIEASEVEPQVTWGTNPGMCIPITASVPNPEDEEKANKKDEITRALQYMGLEAGQPISSVEIDHVFIGSCTNSRLSDLRKAADVVRGHKVNPKVKAIVVPGSFSVKLAAEKEGIDQIFIEAGFEWREAGCSMCLAMNDDIVPPGGRCASTSNRNFEGRQGNGSRTHLVSPEMAAAAAVTGHFVDVRKFTAQEVL from the coding sequence ATGCAAAAACCAAAAAATATTATTCAAAAAGTTTGGCAGCAGCATGTTGTACATCAAGAAGCAGGAAAACCTGATTTACTTTATATCGATTTGCATTTAGTTCATGAAGTAACCTCTCCTCAAGCATTCGAAGGATTACGAATGAATGGACGAAAAGTACGCAGGCCAGACCTTACTTATGCAACAATGGATCACAATGTTTCCACTCGTGACCGAAACGTCATCAAAGATCCTATTTCTAAGAAACAAATTGATACATTGAAAGAAAATTGTCAGGAGTTTGGCGTTGAACTCTCTGATCGTCAACATCCCGACAATGGGATTGTACATGTAATTGGTCCTGAACTTGGTCTTACACAGCCAGGAAAAACAATCGTCTGTGGTGACAGCCATACTTCTACACATGGTGCATTTGGTGCTTTAGCGTTCGGAATTGGGACAAGTGAAGTGGAACATGTCTTAGCCACACAAACACTCTGGCAAGCCCCTCCAAAAACAATGAATGTGAAAGTAAATGGAAAGCTTGGAACAGGAGTTACTGCAAAGGATTTAATCTTAGCGATCATCGGTAAGTTTGGGGTTCAATTTGGAACCGGCTATGTGATGGAATATACAGGTGAAGCAATCCGCACACTTTCCATGGAAGAGCGTATGACGGTTTGTAATATGTCCATTGAGGCTGGTGCACGAGCTGGTTTGATTTCTCCAGATGAAACAACTTTTGAATACTTAAAAGGACGCCGTCATGTTCCTAAGGGTGAAGCTTTTCTTGAAGCCGTAGCAAAATGGCAGGCACTCGCCTCTGATGAAGGTGCACAATATGACGCTGTGGTTGAAATTGAGGCATCGGAAGTTGAACCTCAGGTTACATGGGGAACAAACCCAGGTATGTGTATCCCAATTACAGCCTCTGTTCCAAATCCAGAAGATGAAGAAAAGGCTAATAAAAAAGATGAAATTACTCGTGCCCTTCAATATATGGGACTTGAAGCGGGCCAGCCTATTTCAAGTGTAGAGATTGATCATGTTTTTATCGGTTCTTGTACAAATTCACGGTTAAGCGATTTACGTAAGGCGGCTGATGTAGTCCGCGGACACAAGGTTAATCCTAAGGTGAAGGCGATTGTAGTTCCGGGCTCTTTTAGTGTAAAACTCGCTGCTGAAAAAGAAGGTATTGACCAAATTTTTATAGAAGCAGGCTTTGAATGGCGCGAAGCAGGCTGCAGTATGTGTCTGGCAATGAATGATGACATTGTTCCTCCAGGCGGTCGCTGTGCCTCTACTTCTAATCGTAATTTTGAAGGCCGTCAAGGAAACGGATCTCGTACCCACCTTGTCAGTCCGGAAATGGCTGCTGCTGCTGCTGTTACAGGTCATTTCGTTGATGTTCGCAAGTTCACTGCACAGGAGGTACTATAA
- a CDS encoding nucleotidyltransferase domain-containing protein yields MDPIKAAELFILNHFPNCYGSVLAGSLVRGEATETSDLDIVIFEKNLKTAYRESVIEYGWNIEVFVHNLTSYKEFFKSDCERARPSLPKMVSEGIVLKDSGIIDLIKHEANELLDKGPEEWSTDTIKVKRYFITDTLDDFIGSTLRAEEIFIANTLADLVSEFVLRSNRQWIGASKWVVRSLRNYDEKFAGHFVEAFDTFYKTGDKSMIIVMVDEILQPFGGRLFQGFSLGK; encoded by the coding sequence ATGGATCCAATCAAAGCTGCTGAACTGTTTATCCTGAATCATTTTCCGAATTGCTATGGATCCGTATTAGCAGGAAGTTTAGTTCGAGGTGAAGCCACAGAAACATCGGACCTTGATATTGTGATATTTGAAAAGAATCTTAAAACTGCATATAGAGAGTCAGTCATTGAATATGGTTGGAATATAGAGGTTTTTGTACATAATTTAACTTCATATAAGGAGTTTTTTAAAAGTGATTGTGAACGAGCAAGACCTTCCTTGCCCAAAATGGTTTCAGAGGGCATCGTCTTAAAAGATAGTGGTATCATCGACCTCATAAAACATGAGGCAAATGAGTTATTAGATAAGGGTCCAGAAGAATGGTCAACTGATACCATAAAAGTAAAGCGCTATTTCATTACTGATACACTAGATGACTTTATAGGGAGTACCCTTAGAGCAGAGGAAATCTTTATCGCCAATACACTTGCTGATTTGGTTAGCGAATTTGTCTTAAGGTCCAATAGACAATGGATTGGTGCTTCTAAATGGGTAGTGCGCTCATTAAGGAATTATGACGAAAAGTTTGCAGGCCATTTTGTCGAGGCATTCGATACTTTTTATAAAACTGGTGATAAAAGTATGATTATCGTAATGGTTGATGAAATCCTGCAGCCCTTTGGCGGACGACTATTTCAGGGTTTTTCGTTAGGGAAATAG
- a CDS encoding 2-phosphosulfolactate phosphatase, with protein sequence MFDQSPYTCRVEWGRRGAREAAERGDIIIIVDVLSFSSTVVSALNFDAVIYPYPPNLDGKEYAQTINAEYILGRAEAAKAGKPTLSPVSFNDEHTNKKYVLTSLNGAFCTWIASKVPALLIGSLLNASSAAAVANQLRLQKNASITVIPCGEMWSNGKEEEDTLRPAIEDYLGAGAILSYLEGEKSPEAEVCKGAFYHAEPKLNELIWDCGSGRELREKGFGADVKHCSQLNTYQTVPFLRNNHFVRFNQ encoded by the coding sequence ATGTTTGATCAATCTCCTTACACTTGTCGTGTAGAATGGGGCAGACGCGGTGCAAGGGAAGCAGCAGAACGCGGTGACATTATCATTATTGTCGATGTCCTTAGCTTTTCATCAACAGTGGTATCAGCTTTAAATTTTGATGCAGTAATCTATCCCTATCCTCCTAACTTAGATGGGAAAGAGTACGCGCAAACCATCAATGCGGAATATATTTTAGGAAGAGCAGAGGCAGCTAAGGCAGGGAAACCAACATTATCACCTGTATCCTTTAATGATGAACATACAAACAAAAAGTATGTATTAACCTCACTTAACGGTGCTTTTTGTACATGGATTGCCTCTAAAGTGCCTGCCCTGTTAATCGGGTCTTTGCTGAATGCTTCATCCGCAGCAGCTGTTGCCAACCAATTACGATTACAAAAGAATGCAAGTATTACCGTAATTCCCTGCGGAGAAATGTGGAGTAATGGAAAAGAAGAGGAAGATACACTTCGTCCGGCAATTGAGGATTATTTAGGTGCTGGTGCAATTTTATCGTACCTAGAAGGGGAAAAGTCACCTGAAGCAGAAGTTTGTAAGGGGGCATTTTATCATGCAGAACCAAAGTTAAATGAATTGATTTGGGATTGTGGAAGCGGCCGGGAATTGCGTGAGAAAGGATTCGGGGCGGATGTGAAGCATTGCAGCCAATTAAATACATACCAAACGGTTCCCTTTTTAAGAAATAACCATTTTGTGAGGTTTAACCAATGA
- a CDS encoding 2-isopropylmalate synthase encodes MVHVNIFDTTLRDGEQSPGVNLNQLEKLEIARQLERFGVDIMEAGFPASSQGDFEAVRAIARSIKNSSVTGLARATKSDIDIAWDALKDAAEPRLHVFLATSPIHMKYKLFKTPEEVIQTSVDMVAYAKQRFPHIEWSAEDASRSDLDFLVKIITKVIDAGATVINLPDTVGYATPAEYGYMFRYIRENVPNIHKAALSCHCHDDLGMAVANSLAAIENGVTQVEGTINGIGERAGNASLEEIAVALNIRKDKYPYTTNLVLKEIKRTSDLVSRFTGMMVPGNKAVVGKNAFAHESGIHQDGVLKNTLTYEIITPEMVGIQSNDLVLGKHSGRHAFKDKIENMGFTLPAEKLLEAFTAFKTLTDRKKEVTDEDLFTILTDIQTDVVDVKKYELVAFQVHYGSANLPTATVALNTPEGVRVETARTGSGSVEALMNTLEALIKEEIHLTDFKLNSVGQGRDALAEVHVKMTVDGLKVSGRGSAQDVLEASAKSFLNAVNRVFFTPKAIVQAATAQA; translated from the coding sequence ATGGTTCACGTTAACATCTTTGATACGACACTTCGCGATGGCGAACAGTCTCCTGGTGTGAATTTAAACCAACTCGAAAAACTAGAAATTGCTAGACAACTAGAAAGATTTGGTGTGGATATTATGGAGGCCGGCTTCCCGGCTTCCTCCCAAGGGGATTTCGAGGCAGTAAGAGCAATTGCCCGGAGTATTAAAAACAGTTCCGTTACTGGCCTGGCAAGAGCAACCAAATCGGATATTGACATTGCGTGGGACGCATTAAAGGATGCAGCGGAACCAAGGTTGCACGTTTTCCTTGCTACCTCCCCTATTCATATGAAATATAAATTGTTCAAAACACCTGAGGAAGTCATTCAAACCTCTGTTGATATGGTGGCATATGCAAAACAAAGATTCCCTCATATCGAATGGTCTGCTGAAGATGCTTCTCGTTCGGATCTTGATTTTCTTGTCAAGATCATTACAAAGGTCATTGACGCTGGAGCGACAGTCATCAACCTACCTGATACTGTAGGTTATGCAACTCCAGCTGAATATGGTTATATGTTCCGATATATTCGTGAGAATGTTCCAAATATCCACAAAGCAGCGTTATCCTGCCACTGCCACGATGATTTAGGTATGGCGGTTGCCAATTCACTTGCGGCAATCGAAAACGGTGTTACCCAGGTGGAAGGAACCATTAATGGAATTGGTGAACGTGCGGGGAATGCCTCACTTGAGGAAATCGCAGTCGCCCTAAATATCAGAAAAGATAAATACCCTTATACAACCAATCTAGTTCTAAAAGAAATCAAACGCACCAGTGACCTTGTCAGCCGCTTTACGGGGATGATGGTTCCTGGAAATAAAGCAGTCGTTGGAAAAAATGCCTTTGCACATGAGTCTGGAATTCATCAGGATGGTGTATTAAAAAATACCTTAACCTATGAAATTATCACTCCTGAAATGGTCGGGATTCAATCGAATGATTTAGTCCTTGGTAAACATTCTGGACGACATGCTTTTAAAGATAAAATTGAAAATATGGGCTTTACGTTACCAGCTGAAAAACTTCTTGAAGCATTTACAGCTTTTAAAACGCTCACCGACCGTAAAAAAGAAGTGACTGATGAAGATTTATTTACGATTCTAACGGATATCCAAACAGACGTTGTTGATGTGAAGAAATATGAACTTGTTGCTTTCCAAGTACATTATGGATCAGCCAACCTTCCTACTGCTACTGTTGCGCTTAACACGCCAGAAGGTGTTCGAGTAGAAACGGCTCGTACAGGTTCAGGAAGCGTTGAGGCACTAATGAACACATTGGAAGCTCTTATTAAAGAAGAAATTCACTTAACTGATTTTAAACTAAACTCCGTTGGTCAAGGGCGTGACGCATTGGCAGAGGTACATGTAAAAATGACTGTTGACGGTTTAAAGGTAAGTGGCCGAGGTTCAGCTCAGGACGTATTAGAAGCTTCTGCCAAATCGTTCTTGAATGCTGTTAATCGAGTGTTTTTTACCCCTAAAGCTATTGTTCAAGCAGCAACAGCTCAAGCATAA